The following coding sequences are from one Saccopteryx bilineata isolate mSacBil1 chromosome 3, mSacBil1_pri_phased_curated, whole genome shotgun sequence window:
- the AUNIP gene encoding aurora kinase A- and ninein-interacting protein isoform X2, protein MRRGGPEEEEEACGVWLDAAALKRRKVQTRLIKSSTKMLTLFPRERKANISFTQRRTPPAGVRQTSIASFFTLQPGKTNGGDQRSVSSHSESQTSRKSKKGETQLDHLIQGLGDDCVAPPLATSTPADIQEAGLSPWSLQASDHCRMGIPFLTVPSLFQTDALVSAGERQDSLACSFSQDLESSYLLDQKEGEESSWKKQWLHRSKKKNCQGLENHSTPLRGKGHLPLDKPKSEKASAKENRQAPVLFQTYRDSWSGENTEAVKQSSCPVSVFSWDSEKSDRDSWSQLFTEDSQGQRVIAHNSRAPFLDVSNTCNQGLGQFPNMPWAQCQDSPTQLNLQPDLHFTQDSEGNQVIRH, encoded by the exons ACACGTTTAATCAAGTCAAGCACCAAAATGCTAACACTCTTTCCTAGAGAGAGAAAGGCTAACATCTCTTTTACTCAAAGAAGAACTCCACCTGCAGGTGTTCGGCAGACCAGCATCGCTTCCTTCTTCACCCTGCAGCCAG GAAAGACAAATGGTGGTGATCAGAGGAGTGTTTCATCTCATTCAGAAAGTCAGACCAGCAGGAAGTCTAAGAAAGGTGAAACCCAGCTAGACCATCTGATCCAGGGCTTGGGGGATGATTGTGTGGCACCCCCATTAGCCACTTCAACCCCTGCAGACATTCAGGAAGCTGGACTTTCTCCTTGGTCCCTCCAGGCTTCTGACCACTGCAGAATGGGAATCCCATTCTTGACTGTGCCATCTTTGTTCCAGACTGATGCTTTAGTCAGTGCTGGAGAGAGACAAGACTCACTGGCTTGTTCCTTCTCCCAGGACTTGGAAAGCTCTTACTTGCTGGAccaaaaggagggagaagagtcTTCCTGGAAAAAGCAATGGCTTCACAGATCTAAGAAAAAGAACTGCCAGGGTCTGGAGAACCACAGTACACCACTTCGGGGCAAGGGCCATCTGCCCTTGGACAAACCTAAATCGGAAAAGGCGTCTGCCAAAGAAAATAGGCAGGCCCCTGTCCTCTTTCAAACATACAGGGATTCCTGGAGTggagaaaacacagaagcagTGAAACAAAGTTCTTGTCCTGTTTCAGTGTTTTCCTGGGACAGTGAAAAGAGTGACAGGGACTCCTGGAGTCAGCTTTTCACTGAGGATTCTCAGGGCCAGCGGGTCATTGCCCACAACTCTAGAGCACCTTTCCTAGATGTAAGCAACACCTGCAATCAGGGCTTAGGGCAGTTTCCTAACATGCCTTGGGCTCAGTGCCAAGATAGCCCCACTCAGTTAAATCTACAGCCTGATCTGCACTTTACCCAGGACTCTGAAGGTAATCAAGTTATCAGGCACTAA